One Pseudochaenichthys georgianus chromosome 4, fPseGeo1.2, whole genome shotgun sequence DNA window includes the following coding sequences:
- the dmap1 gene encoding DNA methyltransferase 1-associated protein 1 isoform X1, which yields MAGADVRDILELAGGDNDGPISKKDIINSDKKKSKKATETLTFKRPEGMHREVYALLYSDKKDAPPLLPSDTTQGYRTVKAKLGCKKVRPWKWMPFSNPARRDGAIFNHWRRVAEEGKDYPFARFNKTVQVPVYSEQEYQVHLHDDGWTKAETDHLFDLSKRFDLRFVVVQDRYDHQQYRKRSVEDLKERYYTICGKLAKVRAVPGTEPKIYVFDAGHERRRKEQLDKLFNRTPEQVAEEEYLTLELRKIESRKREREKKAQDLQKLIKAADTTTELRRAEKRVSKKKLPQKRETEKPTVPETAGIKFPDFKSAGVTLRSQRMKLPSSVGQKKIKAIEQILQEQGVGEYLNPMPTEEMVQMFNELRSDLVLLYELKQAHSNCEYEQQMLRHRYEALLKAGGGGGGGFGGSLGSLGSFGSLGALPASLTQGGELSASNSTTASTPGGEAPSWPCTDDIKLEAKEQIIDVVGAPLTPNSRKRRESASSSSSVKKVKKP from the exons ATGGCCGGGGCCGATGTCCGGGATATCCTGGAGTTGGCTGGAGGAGACAATGACGGTCCCATCAGCAAGAAAGATATCATCAACTCAGACAAG AAAAAAAGCAAGAAGGCAACAGAAACGCTGACCTTCAAGAGACCAGAGGGGATGCACCGAGAGGTCTACGCTCTGCTCTACTCAGACAAAAA AGATGCCCCCCCTCTGCTGCCCAGCGACACCACGCAGGGCTACAGGACAGTGAAAGCCAAGCTGGGCTGTAAGAAGGTTCGTCCCTGGAAGTGGATGCCCTTCTCCAACCCAGCTCGCAGGGACGGGGCCATCTTCAACCACTGGAGGCGTGTGGCAGAGGAGGGCAAGGACTACCCCTTCGCCCGCTTCAACAAG ACGGTGCAGGTGCCAGTGTACTCGGAGCAGGAGTATCAGGTGCATCTCCATGACGACGGCTGGACTAAAGCAGAGACGGATCACCTGTTTGACCTGAGCAAGCGCTTCGACCTGCGCTTCGTCGTTGTCCAAGATCGTTACGACCACCAGCAATACAGA AAACGTTCAGTGGAGGACCTGAAAGAACGGTATTATACTATTTGTGGTAAGCTGGCCAAAGTGCGTGCCGTTCCAGGGACGGAGCCCAAGATCTACGTCTTTGATGCCGGACATGAGAGACGGCGCAAAGAACAGCTGGACAAGCTGTTCAATCGCACGCCTGAACAG GTGGCAGAAGAGGAATATCTTACCCTGGAGCTGAGGAAGATTGAGAGCAGGAAGAGGGAGCGCGAGAAGAAGGCCCAGGACCTGCAGAAACTCATCAAAGCAGCGGACACGACCACGGAGCTCCGACGAGCCGAAAAGAGAGTCTCCAAGAAGAAGCTGCCGCaaaaaagagagacagaaaaaccG aCTGTTCCAGAAACAGCTGGCATCAAGTTCCCTGACTTCAAATCCGCGGGAGTCACACTGCGCAGTCAGAGG ATGAAACTGCCAAGCTCGGTAGGCCAGAAGAAGATCAAGGCCATTGAGCAGATCCTCCAGGAGCAAGGAGTCGGTGAGT ATCTGAACCCCATGCCCACGGAGGAGATGGTCCAGATGTTCAACGAGCTGCGCAGCGACCTGGTTCTGCTGTACGAGCTGAAGCAGGCTCACAGCAACTGTGAGTACGAGCAGCAGATGCTGCGGCACCGCTACGAGGCGCTGCTGAAGGCCggcggaggaggagggggaggcttTGGAGGGTCTTTAGGATCGTTGGGGTCTTTTGGGTCTTTAGGAGCCCTACCAGCCTCCCTAACACAGGGCGGAGAACTCAGCGCCTCCAACAGCACCACGGCATCCACCCCGGGGGGCGAGGCTCCGTCCTGGCCCTGTACCGACGACATCAAGCTGGAGGCCAAGGAGCAGATCATCGATGTTGTCGGAGCACCGCTTACCCCCAACTCA CGCAAACGGAGAGAGTCGGCGTCCAGCTCGTCTTCGGTGAAGAAGGTGAAGAAGCCTTGA
- the dmap1 gene encoding DNA methyltransferase 1-associated protein 1 isoform X2, with amino-acid sequence MAGADVRDILELAGGDNDGPISKKDIINSDKKKSKKATETLTFKRPEGMHREVYALLYSDKKDAPPLLPSDTTQGYRTVKAKLGCKKVRPWKWMPFSNPARRDGAIFNHWRRVAEEGKDYPFARFNKTVQVPVYSEQEYQVHLHDDGWTKAETDHLFDLSKRFDLRFVVVQDRYDHQQYRKRSVEDLKERYYTICGKLAKVRAVPGTEPKIYVFDAGHERRRKEQLDKLFNRTPEQVAEEEYLTLELRKIESRKREREKKAQDLQKLIKAADTTTELRRAEKRVSKKKLPQKRETEKPTVPETAGIKFPDFKSAGVTLRSQRMKLPSSVGQKKIKAIEQILQEQGVDLNPMPTEEMVQMFNELRSDLVLLYELKQAHSNCEYEQQMLRHRYEALLKAGGGGGGGFGGSLGSLGSFGSLGALPASLTQGGELSASNSTTASTPGGEAPSWPCTDDIKLEAKEQIIDVVGAPLTPNSRKRRESASSSSSVKKVKKP; translated from the exons ATGGCCGGGGCCGATGTCCGGGATATCCTGGAGTTGGCTGGAGGAGACAATGACGGTCCCATCAGCAAGAAAGATATCATCAACTCAGACAAG AAAAAAAGCAAGAAGGCAACAGAAACGCTGACCTTCAAGAGACCAGAGGGGATGCACCGAGAGGTCTACGCTCTGCTCTACTCAGACAAAAA AGATGCCCCCCCTCTGCTGCCCAGCGACACCACGCAGGGCTACAGGACAGTGAAAGCCAAGCTGGGCTGTAAGAAGGTTCGTCCCTGGAAGTGGATGCCCTTCTCCAACCCAGCTCGCAGGGACGGGGCCATCTTCAACCACTGGAGGCGTGTGGCAGAGGAGGGCAAGGACTACCCCTTCGCCCGCTTCAACAAG ACGGTGCAGGTGCCAGTGTACTCGGAGCAGGAGTATCAGGTGCATCTCCATGACGACGGCTGGACTAAAGCAGAGACGGATCACCTGTTTGACCTGAGCAAGCGCTTCGACCTGCGCTTCGTCGTTGTCCAAGATCGTTACGACCACCAGCAATACAGA AAACGTTCAGTGGAGGACCTGAAAGAACGGTATTATACTATTTGTGGTAAGCTGGCCAAAGTGCGTGCCGTTCCAGGGACGGAGCCCAAGATCTACGTCTTTGATGCCGGACATGAGAGACGGCGCAAAGAACAGCTGGACAAGCTGTTCAATCGCACGCCTGAACAG GTGGCAGAAGAGGAATATCTTACCCTGGAGCTGAGGAAGATTGAGAGCAGGAAGAGGGAGCGCGAGAAGAAGGCCCAGGACCTGCAGAAACTCATCAAAGCAGCGGACACGACCACGGAGCTCCGACGAGCCGAAAAGAGAGTCTCCAAGAAGAAGCTGCCGCaaaaaagagagacagaaaaaccG aCTGTTCCAGAAACAGCTGGCATCAAGTTCCCTGACTTCAAATCCGCGGGAGTCACACTGCGCAGTCAGAGG ATGAAACTGCCAAGCTCGGTAGGCCAGAAGAAGATCAAGGCCATTGAGCAGATCCTCCAGGAGCAAGGAGTCG ATCTGAACCCCATGCCCACGGAGGAGATGGTCCAGATGTTCAACGAGCTGCGCAGCGACCTGGTTCTGCTGTACGAGCTGAAGCAGGCTCACAGCAACTGTGAGTACGAGCAGCAGATGCTGCGGCACCGCTACGAGGCGCTGCTGAAGGCCggcggaggaggagggggaggcttTGGAGGGTCTTTAGGATCGTTGGGGTCTTTTGGGTCTTTAGGAGCCCTACCAGCCTCCCTAACACAGGGCGGAGAACTCAGCGCCTCCAACAGCACCACGGCATCCACCCCGGGGGGCGAGGCTCCGTCCTGGCCCTGTACCGACGACATCAAGCTGGAGGCCAAGGAGCAGATCATCGATGTTGTCGGAGCACCGCTTACCCCCAACTCA CGCAAACGGAGAGAGTCGGCGTCCAGCTCGTCTTCGGTGAAGAAGGTGAAGAAGCCTTGA